One genomic segment of bacterium includes these proteins:
- the pgsC gene encoding poly-gamma-glutamate biosynthesis protein PgsC, which produces MIYQSIGLGLVVSLVFSEVLGLAAGGLIVPGYIALYLDQPLRVLGTVLAALVTYLSLRLLSRFVLLYGRRTLVFCVLAGFLFGYATRFLLVAGDWVGMEVDLTIIQSIGYIIPGLIAYWMLRQGILETLCTMLMAAFIVRLALVVAQGGGLIEFALR; this is translated from the coding sequence GTCGTCAGCCTGGTCTTCTCGGAGGTGCTCGGCCTCGCCGCTGGCGGCCTCATCGTGCCGGGCTACATCGCGCTGTATCTCGACCAGCCCTTGCGGGTTCTCGGCACGGTGCTCGCGGCGCTGGTCACCTACCTCAGCCTGCGCCTGCTCAGCCGCTTCGTCCTCCTCTACGGCCGGCGCACCCTGGTCTTCTGCGTGCTGGCCGGCTTCCTCTTCGGCTACGCCACGCGCTTCCTGCTCGTGGCGGGCGACTGGGTCGGCATGGAGGTCGACCTGACGATCATCCAGTCCATCGGCTACATCATCCCGGGCCTGATCGCCTACTGGATGCTGCGGCAGGGCATCCTCGAGACGCTCTGCACGATGCTGATGGCCGCCTTCATCGTGCGTCTGGCGCTGGTGGTGGCGCAGGGAGGAGGGCTCATTGAGTTCGCGCTCCGATAG
- the pgsW gene encoding poly-gamma-glutamate system protein: MSSRSDRRRKLILVGLALLALAFQAALELTRKPVRQRDYELKLEAARRANLAFDAVRRHRLMEGAVLDLVNDPAGTGLIGPEFSLITNAQGVLGAKLTTLNPNWAGVLVGYLRRAGLGPGDPVAVALSGSFPGLNIAVFAALETLELSPVVVTSVGASMWGATDPDFTWLDMERLFAEENIFHIRSAAASYGGGDDMGQGLSPEGRERLRAAIARNEVQLLESENIEEAITRRMSYYVEALRGRRAKAFINVGGGVASLGTSRNKVLLPEGLSFDVAEHNYPRKGVMVLMAERGIPVIHMLNMQKLAREVGLPVSPDYRPQPGEGEIFVRESYRLALAAPLLVLYCAICVLVLAPELRRGLFDRWSGRMDGDSV, encoded by the coding sequence TTGAGTTCGCGCTCCGATAGGCGCCGCAAGCTGATCCTGGTCGGCCTCGCCCTGCTCGCGCTCGCCTTCCAGGCCGCGCTCGAGCTGACCCGCAAGCCCGTGCGCCAGCGCGACTACGAGCTGAAGCTCGAGGCCGCCCGGCGAGCGAACCTCGCCTTCGACGCCGTGCGCCGCCACCGCCTGATGGAGGGCGCCGTCCTCGACCTCGTCAACGACCCGGCCGGCACGGGGCTCATCGGCCCCGAGTTCAGCCTGATCACCAACGCCCAGGGCGTGCTCGGCGCCAAGCTGACGACACTGAACCCGAACTGGGCCGGCGTCCTCGTCGGCTACCTGCGCCGCGCCGGTCTGGGGCCCGGCGACCCGGTGGCGGTGGCGCTCTCTGGCTCCTTCCCGGGCCTGAACATCGCCGTCTTCGCCGCCCTGGAGACGCTCGAGCTGTCGCCGGTGGTCGTCACCTCGGTGGGCGCCTCCATGTGGGGCGCCACCGATCCCGACTTCACCTGGCTGGACATGGAGCGCCTCTTCGCCGAGGAGAACATCTTCCACATCCGCTCGGCGGCGGCCAGCTACGGCGGCGGCGACGACATGGGCCAGGGCCTCAGCCCGGAGGGCCGCGAGCGCCTGCGCGCCGCCATTGCGCGCAACGAGGTGCAGCTCCTCGAATCCGAGAACATCGAGGAGGCGATCACCAGGCGCATGAGCTACTACGTGGAGGCCCTGCGCGGCCGGCGGGCGAAGGCCTTCATCAACGTGGGCGGCGGCGTCGCCAGCCTGGGCACCAGCCGCAACAAGGTGCTGCTGCCCGAGGGCCTCAGCTTCGACGTCGCGGAGCACAACTACCCGCGCAAGGGCGTCATGGTCCTCATGGCCGAGCGCGGCATCCCGGTCATCCACATGCTGAACATGCAGAAGCTGGCCCGCGAGGTCGGCCTGCCCGTCTCCCCCGACTACCGGCCCCAGCCGGGCGAGGGCGAGATCTTCGTGCGCGAGAGCTACCGCTTGGCGCTGGCGGCGCCCCTGCTCGTGCTATACTGCGCCATTTGCG